CTGGTGGAAGATATCGAAGACAACCCGGGCTTCTTCCGCGTCAAGCTGTTCGCCATCCCGCACTTCCAGGTGGAAGGCATGGACGTGAACCTGTCGCTGGTGTCGCAGATGCCGAAAGCTAAAGCGTAAGGCGGAACTCAGGGATGAAAACAGAACAACCACTTTGGGGCCGGGGCACCATGATCTCGCCCCAGCACTTTCAGCAGCAGTCCGCCTGGCAGGCGTGGCAAAGCGAGTGCATTGCGCGCATGGGGCTTAATCAGCCTTGGGGCGTATTTCAGGTTGAGTTTGAGCCGGAAGCGCTGAAGCTTGGCCGGCTTAAGCCGCGCCATCTGCATCTGCGCTTTCGCGACGGCACGCTGGTGGATACGCACAACGCCGATCCGCTGCCACCGACGCTGACGCTTGAGGCGGAGCAGAAGGAAGTGACGGTTGTTCTGGCGCTGCCGCAGCTCTATGCCAACGGCGGCAACTGCCTGCAGGAGAGCGACGTGGCCGAGCGCCCGGTGCGATTCCGCCAGCGCTGGCGGGATATCCGCAATCTGTTCGGGGATGACACCCGACAGATTGCGGTATTGCAGCCTGAACTGACGCTGCGCTATGCACATCAGGACAACAGCGACTGGCTGACCTGCCCGGTGGCGCGTCTGCTGCAGGATGCGCAGGGCGGCTGGGTGCTGGACAGCCAGTTCCTGCCGCCACTTTTGACGCTGCAATCCAGCCCGTGGCTGGTGACAGCACTTGAACAGCTGGTGACGCAGCTGCGTGCCCGTCTGGTACGTCTGATGGCGATGCGCCGCGAAAGCAACCAGCGCATGGCCGATTTCGCCGTCGCTGACGTGTCGCTGTTCTGGCTGCTCAACGCGCTCAACAGTGCCGAACCGCTGCTGGCTGATTTTCTGCGCCATCCGCAAAGCCCGCCGGAACGGCTTTATCCGGAGCTGGCGCGCCTGGCGGGCAGTCTGCTGACGTTCTCGCTGGAGCATCAGGTGAGCGCCATCCCGGCTTACCGGCATGACAACCTCAATGAGGTGTTCCCGCCGCTGTTCAACCTGCTCGGCACGCTGCTGGAGGCGAGTCTGCCTTCGCGCATGGTTGCGATAGAGATGAGCCACGATCGTCGACTGCGCCAGTGGCAGGCGCGTCTCAACGATCCACGCCTGCGCGAGGAAGCGGATTTCTACCTGTCGGTGCGCTCGCCGCTGCCGGTGGCGCAACTTCAAGAGCAGTTCCCGCGCCAGTGCAAAGTGGGCAGTCCGGATGACGTGACTGCGCTGGTCAACAGCTCACAGCTGGGTATTCCACTGAAACCGCTCAGCCACGTGCCGGCCGCCATTCCGCTGCGCCTGGAGAACCAATACTTTTCACTGGATCTGTCGCATCCGGCGGCTCGCGCCATGCTCGAGAGCGCCAGCTGCATGTTTTATGTCCCCGGCACGCTGGGTGACCCGGAACTGGAACTCTTCGCGGTGCTGAGATCATGAGTGCTGAAGCAAAAAATATCGATATTGATGCGCTGCTGCAAAACACCTGGCTGCAGGTGATCAGCCTGCGACACGGCCCGGAATTTGCCGACGGTGAAGGGCTGGTGCTGTGGCAGCGTTGCGTCGCTGATGCGGAGCGGGTGCAGCTGGCGCTGCGTGACGCGGGCGTCAGCCGCGAGAGCTGTCAGGACATTCTGCTGGCGCAGTGCGCACTGCTGGATGAGGCGGTGAAAGGGCGCGGCGTGCAGGATGATGCCTGCCTGCAGTGGTATCACATGCCGCTGCAGGGCCATTTTTTGCAAACCATGGACGCGGGTGAAACGCTGTGCGATCGCATGCAGCAGGTTCTCGCACAGCCGGAAGCCGACGAGAGGGTGCTGACCTGCTTTCATCGCGTGATGATGCTGGGATTTCTTGGCGGTTATGTGTCTGCTGATACGCCCGCACGCCAGCAACTGATGAGCGCGCTGACTAAACGCGTCCCCCCTTTCACGCGAGCGGCGGATGCGCCGTTGTTATCGCTGGCAAGCGGTGGGCTGCGCGCGGGCTGGCTCAGTAGCTGGCCTGCACGTCTAGGTCTGACCGCGCTGCTGCTGGCCGCGCTATGGTGGGGACTGAATCACTGGCTCGATCACCTCATCACGACGCTGCTGCCCGGAGTTAAAGGATGAAGCCGCTGCTTCCCCGCCTGCTGGTGCTCTGGATCTGGCTGCTTGCAGCGGTGTTGTGCACGCAGTTTCTAAGCTTTGCGCGCAGCAGCGATTTTCTCGTGCTGCTGGCGATACTGCTGGTTGCTGGCACGGTAACGTTCAGAGTGCTGCGCCGCCGCAGGCAGGTAGTGAGTCAGGAATGGACTGATTTACCCGATGCCGCTTACCGCCAGCCGGTGGTGCTGTGCTGCGATGCAGGTGGACTGTCAAACGAGGAAGCGGTACGCGTGCTGCCGCAGGGCTGTTTTATTCGCGTGAAAGACAACAGCGAACTGCAACACAGCGTGCGCCAGCTGCTGCAGCAACGCCCTGACTGGGGCCGCCAGATTTCCATTTCTCTTAGTATTAGTCCACAGCAACAGCAGGACAGCGCAGTGCTGGAAAATGCGCTGTTTGCTCTGCGCTGGCAAATCGCGCTGCTGCGCCGTGAAACCCGCCAGTCGCTGCCGCTGCTGCTTAATGTCGGTGTTGCCGGCGAGATGACGCAGTGTGCTACACCGCTTTGGCAGGTGCAGCTGGCGGGAAACAGCCCACAAATCTGGCTGGATGACGCCGCGCCGCGCGGCGTGAGCGAATGGCTGCAGTCGGGTGGCAGCGTGGCGATGCAGCAGCAGGTCCTGCTCAACTCGCTGGATGCGTGGACGCGCCAGCATGTGCTGCGCGTGCTGTCGGAGGCACACAGTGATGTCGCTGCCGTGATACCCGCCGCATATGTGTTGCAGCTGCAACCCGCTACGCCTGGCACTGGCAATGACTCTCTGTGGTGCGCCTGGCTGTGGCAGCACACCACCATCCGCAGCGCCGGTGCCGCAGCGAATACAGCCGTCATCCTGCCTGACTTTATCCTTCCGCTGCTTCCAGAAGGCCGTGGCGTGACGCCAGTCATCCGTGCGTTGCACAGGGGGATCACGGCCTTCGCCGTTGCCGCTGTCATTGCACTCTGTGCGGTGGCCTGGAATAACCAGTCGCTGATCCGGCGCATTGTATTCGACCTCGAACACTACCACCGCATTGCTATGACGGATTACGCGCCGAAGCTTGCTGCTGTGCAGGTGCTGCGCGAGGACGTCAGCCAGCTTGATAACTATGCGCGTCAGGGCGTGCCGCTGCGCCTGGGGCTGGGACTGTATCAGGGCGGTCATCTGCGTCTACCGGTGCTGCATGCCATCAGTTCATGGGTTCCTGAACCTAAGCCTGAACCTAAACCGGCGCCGAAGCCCAAACCGCAGCCGACGCTGGTGCGTCTGGATGCGATGTCGCTGTTCGATTCCGGCAAATCCGATCTGAAAACGGACTCGACCAAAGTGATGGTGAACGCGCTGGTCAACATCAAAGCGCGCGCGGGCTGGCTGATTGTGGTCGCGGGTTATACCGACGATACCGGCAATCCGGCGCTGAATCAGCGCCTGTCGCTGAAGCGCGCGGAAGCTGTGCGTGACTGGATGCGCGACACCGGTGATGTAGATGAGAGCTGTTTCGCGGTACAGGGCTTTGGCCAGCGTCGCCCAATGGCGTCCAACGATACCACCGAAGGCCGCGCAGCCAACCGGCGCGTTGAAATCAGTCTGGTTCCGCAGGCCGACGCCTGCCAGGCACCGGACGCAATCCCTCCGTCATCACAGGATGGTGACGGCAATCATGAAGAAAAGGAGTAACAACATGGCAATTCCCGTTTATCTGTGGCTGAAGGACGACGGCGGTGCGGACATCAAGGGATCGGTGGACGTGCAGGACCGTGAGGGCAGCATTGAGGTGGTGGCGCAGGAACATAACCTGTACATCCCGACCGACAACAACACCGGCAAACTGACCGGCACGCGTATTCATACGCCGTGCCTGTTCACCAAAGAGATCGATTCTTCCAGCCCGTACCTCTACAAAGCGGTGACCACCGGTCAGACGCTGAAGTCGGCGGAGTTCAAATGGTATCGCATCAGCGATGCTGGTCAGGAAGTGGAGTACTTCAACACTAAGCTGGAGAACGTGAAGGTGGTGAAGGTCAATCCGATCATGCATGACGTCAAAGACCCGTCGAAAGAGAAGCACAACCATCTGGAGCAGATTGAGCTGCGCTACGAAAAAATCACCTGGACCTATAAAGACGGCAACATTATTCATTCCGACTCGTGGAACGAACGCGCCACCGCCTGATTACGCGTCATATTTCGCGCCGCAGGTGCGTTGGCTGCGCTCGCGCACCCCGGTCACTTACTTATGTAAGCTCCCGGGGCTGCACTCGCTTGCCGCCTTCCTGCGACACGAACTATTTAGCGTAATCCCTCCGCCGGGCGGAGATTTCTACACCCGCCGGATCGTAGGGTCGCCATTTATGGCGACCTTAATACCCACCACGCCAGATGCCTGGTGATTTCATCTTCGACGGGTGAAACCACAAGTCATTTCCACCTCAGACCTGCTGACCTTATGCGCTTCGGTTCACGGCGAGGGGCGGTAGCGTGCCCCCAATCAGGAGAACTTGCTATGGATAGTCAGTCAGCCGCCTTGCTGCGTCGTCTTAACCCGTTCTGTGCGCAGGCGCTGGAAGCCGCCGCGTCGCTGTGTCAGACCCGCGCACACGCAGAAATCCAGCCGGAACACTGGCTGCTCAAGCTGCTGGAGCAGGGCGAGGGCGACATCACCGTCATCGCGCGCCGCTATGAGTGGGATATGGACGCCATCTGGCAGGATTTGCTGGCGTTTCTCGACCGCCAGCCGCGCGCGGTGCGCGGACGTCCGCAGCTTTCCACTCCATTAGAAGCGCTGTTAAAACAGGCGTGGCTGATGGCGTCGGCTTCCGATAACGCCCCACAAATCCGCAGCATCCATCTGCTGATGGCGCTGGCCGAACAGCCGTCGCTGGTGCGCTGCGAAGGGCTGTGGCCGCTGCTCAGTCTACGCATGAGCCAGCTTGAGCGTTTACAGCCGATGCTGGAAGCGCAGTCCGACGAGCGTGCAGAAGCGGAGCAGCCGGACATGCCGGTCAGCACTATCGAGAAAGCTCCCGCAGGCGAAGCCAAAGCTGCATCAACCGAAGCCCTTGCCCGCTTTACCCGCGACGTCACCGCCGATGCGCGCAGCGGCAAAATCGACCCGGTCTTTGGCCGCGACAACGAAATCCGCCAGATGGTCGATATTCTGTCGCGTCGCCGCAAAAACAACCCGATTCTGGTCGGCGAGCCGGGCGTGGGTAAAACCGCGCTGGTCGAAGGGCTGGCGCTGCGCATTGTTGAAGGTAACGTGCCGGACAGCCTCAAGCCGGTCAGCGTGCATACGCTGGATCTCGGCATGCTGCAGGCGGGCGCGGGCGTGAAGGGCGAATTCGAGCAGCGCCTGAAAAACATCATCACCGAAGTGCAGGCCGCGCCACGTCCGGTGCTGCTGTTTATCGACGAAGCGCACACCATCATCGGCGCGGGCAACCAGGCGGGCGGCGCGGACGCGGCCAACCTGCTGAAACCGGCGCTGGCGCGCGGCGAGCTGCGTACCATCGCGGCCACCACCTGGAGCGAGTACAAACAGTATTTCGAGAAGGACGCCGCACTGGAGCGCCGCTTCCAGATGGTCAAAGTCGACGAGCCGGATGACGATACCGCCTGCCTGATGCTGCGCGGCCTGAAATCACGCTACGCCGAACATCACGGCGTGCACATCTCCGACGCGGCGGTGCGCGCCGCCGTCACCCTTTCGCGCCGTTATCTCACCGGCCGCCAGCTGCCGGACAAGGCGGTTGACCTGCTCGACACCGCCGCCGCGCGCGTGCGAATGAGCCAGGACACGGTGCCAGAAGCCATCACACGACTCAGAGCAAAACTCGACGCGCTCAATATTGAGAAGCGCGCCATCCTCGACGATGAAGCGCTCGGCGGCGCCATTCCGCAGGAGCGACTGGCCGACATCGCGACGCAGATTGCGTTCACTGATGAAGAGCTGGAGGCGCTGGAGCAGCGCTATGGCATCGTACAGTCGCTGATGCAAGAGCTACTGGAAGGGCGCAAAGACGCCAGCCAGCGCGGCGCCATCGCACAGCTCCAGACCGACCTCGACGCGCTGCAGCCCGGCGAGCCTCTGCTCACCGCTGACGTCGACGCGCGCATCGTGGCGGGCGTGATTGCCGACTGGACTGGCGTACCGCTCTCTTCATTAATGAAGGATGAGCAGGCGGAGCTGCTGACGCTGGAAACCCAGCTCGCGACGCGTGTGGTGGGGCAGGATGCGGCGCTCAGCGCCATCGCGCAGCGCCTGCGCGCCGCCAAAACCGGACTCACCTCGGAAAACGGCCCGCAGGGCGTGTTCCTGCTGGTCGGCACCAGCGGCACCGGCAAAACCGAAACCGCGCTGGCGCTGGCCGATTTGCTGTACGGCGGCGAGAAGTCGTTAATTACCATCAACCTCAGCGAATACCAGGAAGCGCACACCGTTTCCCAGCTGAAAGGCTCGCCGCCGGGCTACGTTGGCTACGGCCAGGGCGGCATCCTCACCGAAGCGGTGCGCAAGCGCCCGTACAGCGTGGTGCTGCTCGACGAGGTGGAAAAAGCGCACCGCGACGTCATCAACCTGTTTTATCAGGTGTTTGACCGTGGCTTTATGCGCGACGGCGAAGGGCGCGAAATCGACTTCCGCAACACGGTAATCCTAATGACCTCGAACCTCGGCAGCGACCATCTGATGCAGCTGCTGGACGAAACGCCGGACGCTACCGAATCCGACCTGCAGGAGTGCCTGCGCCCGATACTGCGCGACCACTTCCAGCCCGCGCTGCTGGCGCGCTTCCAGACGGTGATTTACCGTCCGCTGGCGCGCGACGCAATGCGCATCATCGTGGAAATGAAGCTGAAGCAGGTCAGCCAGCGGCTGCAACGCCATTACGGCATCCGCACCACCATCGGCGAAGGTCTGTACGACATGCTCACCGACGCCTGTCTGCTGCCGGACACCGGCGCGCGCAACGTCGACAGCCTGCTCAATCAGCAGATTCTGCCGGTGCTGAGCCAGATGATTTTGCAGCACCGCGCCAGCGGCACCTTAAGCGACAGCCTGACGCTGGACATCAGTGAAGAAGGCGATGTGACCTTTACGTTCTGAGTGAACGACGGTTTTCTGTACGCGGCAATAAAAGGATTTCACCATGACAGATACGGCCATTATCACCTTCAGCCACAGCCATCATCTGCTGAAGGTCACCGACAGCACCTCACCGCTGGACGTGCTCAGCTTCGAAGGCACGGAGGCGCTGAGCGCGCCGTTCAGCTGGAACATCATCTTCACCAGCGCCGACAAAAATATCAGCCGCGAAGCGATGCTGCTGAAACCGGCGTCGCTGACGCTGCAGCCGTCGCCGCAGAGCCTTAGCGACCTGCTGCACAAAGCCGGGCCGCTGCGCGTGGTGCAGGGCGTGGTAACCGGCTTTGATGCGCTCGGGGTCTCGGCGGACGAAGCGCGCTACGCCATCACGCTGCAGCCGCGCCTGGCGCTGCTTTCCCGCACCCGTCAGAACGCCATCTGGCAGGACATGTCGGTGCCGCAGATTGTCGAAGCCATCCTGCGCGACCGCCACGGCATGCGCGGGCAGGACTTTGAATTTAACCTCAGCCGCGACTACCCGAAGCGCGAGCAGGTGATGCAGTTTGACGAGGACGACCTGCGCTTCATCTCGCGCCTGCTGGCGGAGGTCGGCATCTGGTTCCGCTTCACCACCGACACGCGCCTCAACATCGACGTGGTGGAGTTTTACAACGGCCCGCAGGGCTACGTGACCGGCCTGACGCTGCCCGCCGTGCCGCCGTCCGGCCTGCACGACAGCGGCGTGGAGTCGGTATGGGCGATGGAAAGCCGCTTCCGCGTGGTGGAAAAAACCGTCAGCACCCGCGACTACAACTACCGCGACGCCACCGCCGACATGAACGCGCAGGCCGACGTCACCGGCGGCGACGACACCACTTACGGCGAAGCCTATCATTGGGCGGATAACTATCTGCAGGCGGGCGAGGTTTACAGCGCAACGCCTGCAACCGAAAGCGGCGCGTTCTACGCCCGGCTGCGCCACGAGCGCTACCTCAACGGGCAGACGCAGCTGAGCGCCAAATCCAGCAGCGCTCAGCTGATGCCCGGCGTGGTGGTGCGCGCCAGCGGCAGCAACGCGGCGGAGGCATTCCGCAGCGGCGTGGTTATCACCGCGCTGGTCTGCCGCGCGGCGCGCGACAGCAGCATGGAAACCGCCTTCCGCGGCATCCCGGCGGAGGGCCGCTACGGCTATCGCCCGGAGCCCGCACCGCGCCCGGTGATGGCGGGCACCTTACCGGCGCGCGTCACCAGCACCACCGTTAATGACACCTACGGACACATCGACCGCGACGGACGTTATCGCGTCAATATGCTGTTTGACCGCGCGGGCTGGGAGAGCGGCTTCGAAAGCCTGTGGGTGCGCCAGGCGCGGCCGTTCGCCGGCGACACCTACGGCCTGCACCTGCCGCTGCTGGCGGGCACCGAGGTGGCGATTGGCTTCGAGCACGGCAACCCGGACCGTCCCTACATCGCCGGCGTGCTGCACGACTCCTCGCGCGCGGACCACGTCAGCATACGCAACTTCAGGCGCAACGTGCTGCGCACGCCGGCCAACAACAAGCTGCGCCTCGACGACACGCGCGGCCAGGAGCACATCAAGCTCAGCACCGAGTACGGCGGCAAGAGCCAGCTTAACCTCGGGCATCTGGTGGACGGCGAGGGCCAGGCGCGCGGCGAAGGCTTCGAGCTGCGCAGCGACAGCTGGGGGGCGATACGTGGCGGTAAAGGGCTGCTGCTGACCACGCAGTTACAGCCAAAGGCCATGGCGAAGCAGCTGGATATGGATGAAATCAAGCGTCAGTTAACGGATGCGCTGTCGCTGGCACAATCTCTCTCCGGGCTGTTAGATACGGCCCAGATTGATCCTATGGATAACAGTACGCAGCAGCAGTTTTTGCAACAGACCATCGATCAGTTGCAGCAACCTGCGATTGTCGCCGGAGCGCCTGCCGGGATAGCGTTATCTACTCCGCAACATATCCAGCTGAGCGCCAACCGCAATCAGATCATTACTGCCGGTGGAAACACTGAAATCAGCGCACTTAAACGCATGGTTCTGGCCGCGAGAAAAGGCTTTGTCGCTTTCGCTCATGAGATGGGTATGAAGCTGGTTGCCGCTACCGGCAAAGTAGAAATTCAGGCTCAGACTGATGCCTTGGATCTCATAGCCAGCAAAGCGCTCACCATTAGCAGTACCAGCGATGAAATCATCATATCGGCGAAGAAGAAAATTACGCTGCAGTGTGGCGGTTCTTCCCTGACGATCGACCCGAGCAAAATCGAACATGGCACGGGTGGGCAATTTAATGTCAAAAGCGCCGAATTTGATTATGCCGCAGCGGCAAAAATGGAGATGCCGTTCCCGAAATTCACCGCCTGTGAATCTGCAGCCTCCGATGCGGCGAGCAACGG
The nucleotide sequence above comes from Pantoea nemavictus. Encoded proteins:
- the tssL gene encoding type VI secretion system protein TssL, short form, whose product is MSAEAKNIDIDALLQNTWLQVISLRHGPEFADGEGLVLWQRCVADAERVQLALRDAGVSRESCQDILLAQCALLDEAVKGRGVQDDACLQWYHMPLQGHFLQTMDAGETLCDRMQQVLAQPEADERVLTCFHRVMMLGFLGGYVSADTPARQQLMSALTKRVPPFTRAADAPLLSLASGGLRAGWLSSWPARLGLTALLLAALWWGLNHWLDHLITTLLPGVKG
- the hcp gene encoding type VI secretion system effector Hcp; translated protein: MAIPVYLWLKDDGGADIKGSVDVQDREGSIEVVAQEHNLYIPTDNNTGKLTGTRIHTPCLFTKEIDSSSPYLYKAVTTGQTLKSAEFKWYRISDAGQEVEYFNTKLENVKVVKVNPIMHDVKDPSKEKHNHLEQIELRYEKITWTYKDGNIIHSDSWNERATA
- the tssK gene encoding type VI secretion system baseplate subunit TssK → MKTEQPLWGRGTMISPQHFQQQSAWQAWQSECIARMGLNQPWGVFQVEFEPEALKLGRLKPRHLHLRFRDGTLVDTHNADPLPPTLTLEAEQKEVTVVLALPQLYANGGNCLQESDVAERPVRFRQRWRDIRNLFGDDTRQIAVLQPELTLRYAHQDNSDWLTCPVARLLQDAQGGWVLDSQFLPPLLTLQSSPWLVTALEQLVTQLRARLVRLMAMRRESNQRMADFAVADVSLFWLLNALNSAEPLLADFLRHPQSPPERLYPELARLAGSLLTFSLEHQVSAIPAYRHDNLNEVFPPLFNLLGTLLEASLPSRMVAIEMSHDRRLRQWQARLNDPRLREEADFYLSVRSPLPVAQLQEQFPRQCKVGSPDDVTALVNSSQLGIPLKPLSHVPAAIPLRLENQYFSLDLSHPAARAMLESASCMFYVPGTLGDPELELFAVLRS
- a CDS encoding OmpA family protein — protein: MKPLLPRLLVLWIWLLAAVLCTQFLSFARSSDFLVLLAILLVAGTVTFRVLRRRRQVVSQEWTDLPDAAYRQPVVLCCDAGGLSNEEAVRVLPQGCFIRVKDNSELQHSVRQLLQQRPDWGRQISISLSISPQQQQDSAVLENALFALRWQIALLRRETRQSLPLLLNVGVAGEMTQCATPLWQVQLAGNSPQIWLDDAAPRGVSEWLQSGGSVAMQQQVLLNSLDAWTRQHVLRVLSEAHSDVAAVIPAAYVLQLQPATPGTGNDSLWCAWLWQHTTIRSAGAAANTAVILPDFILPLLPEGRGVTPVIRALHRGITAFAVAAVIALCAVAWNNQSLIRRIVFDLEHYHRIAMTDYAPKLAAVQVLREDVSQLDNYARQGVPLRLGLGLYQGGHLRLPVLHAISSWVPEPKPEPKPAPKPKPQPTLVRLDAMSLFDSGKSDLKTDSTKVMVNALVNIKARAGWLIVVAGYTDDTGNPALNQRLSLKRAEAVRDWMRDTGDVDESCFAVQGFGQRRPMASNDTTEGRAANRRVEISLVPQADACQAPDAIPPSSQDGDGNHEEKE
- the tssH gene encoding type VI secretion system ATPase TssH, whose translation is MDSQSAALLRRLNPFCAQALEAAASLCQTRAHAEIQPEHWLLKLLEQGEGDITVIARRYEWDMDAIWQDLLAFLDRQPRAVRGRPQLSTPLEALLKQAWLMASASDNAPQIRSIHLLMALAEQPSLVRCEGLWPLLSLRMSQLERLQPMLEAQSDERAEAEQPDMPVSTIEKAPAGEAKAASTEALARFTRDVTADARSGKIDPVFGRDNEIRQMVDILSRRRKNNPILVGEPGVGKTALVEGLALRIVEGNVPDSLKPVSVHTLDLGMLQAGAGVKGEFEQRLKNIITEVQAAPRPVLLFIDEAHTIIGAGNQAGGADAANLLKPALARGELRTIAATTWSEYKQYFEKDAALERRFQMVKVDEPDDDTACLMLRGLKSRYAEHHGVHISDAAVRAAVTLSRRYLTGRQLPDKAVDLLDTAAARVRMSQDTVPEAITRLRAKLDALNIEKRAILDDEALGGAIPQERLADIATQIAFTDEELEALEQRYGIVQSLMQELLEGRKDASQRGAIAQLQTDLDALQPGEPLLTADVDARIVAGVIADWTGVPLSSLMKDEQAELLTLETQLATRVVGQDAALSAIAQRLRAAKTGLTSENGPQGVFLLVGTSGTGKTETALALADLLYGGEKSLITINLSEYQEAHTVSQLKGSPPGYVGYGQGGILTEAVRKRPYSVVLLDEVEKAHRDVINLFYQVFDRGFMRDGEGREIDFRNTVILMTSNLGSDHLMQLLDETPDATESDLQECLRPILRDHFQPALLARFQTVIYRPLARDAMRIIVEMKLKQVSQRLQRHYGIRTTIGEGLYDMLTDACLLPDTGARNVDSLLNQQILPVLSQMILQHRASGTLSDSLTLDISEEGDVTFTF
- a CDS encoding type VI secretion system Vgr family protein, giving the protein MTDTAIITFSHSHHLLKVTDSTSPLDVLSFEGTEALSAPFSWNIIFTSADKNISREAMLLKPASLTLQPSPQSLSDLLHKAGPLRVVQGVVTGFDALGVSADEARYAITLQPRLALLSRTRQNAIWQDMSVPQIVEAILRDRHGMRGQDFEFNLSRDYPKREQVMQFDEDDLRFISRLLAEVGIWFRFTTDTRLNIDVVEFYNGPQGYVTGLTLPAVPPSGLHDSGVESVWAMESRFRVVEKTVSTRDYNYRDATADMNAQADVTGGDDTTYGEAYHWADNYLQAGEVYSATPATESGAFYARLRHERYLNGQTQLSAKSSSAQLMPGVVVRASGSNAAEAFRSGVVITALVCRAARDSSMETAFRGIPAEGRYGYRPEPAPRPVMAGTLPARVTSTTVNDTYGHIDRDGRYRVNMLFDRAGWESGFESLWVRQARPFAGDTYGLHLPLLAGTEVAIGFEHGNPDRPYIAGVLHDSSRADHVSIRNFRRNVLRTPANNKLRLDDTRGQEHIKLSTEYGGKSQLNLGHLVDGEGQARGEGFELRSDSWGAIRGGKGLLLTTQLQPKAMAKQLDMDEIKRQLTDALSLAQSLSGLLDTAQIDPMDNSTQQQFLQQTIDQLQQPAIVAGAPAGIALSTPQHIQLSANRNQIITAGGNTEISALKRMVLAARKGFVAFAHEMGMKLVAATGKVEIQAQTDALDLIASKALTISSTSDEIIISAKKKITLQCGGSSLTIDPSKIEHGTGGQFNVKSAEFDYAAAAKMEMPFPKFTACESAASDAASNGDATVPLN